Below is a genomic region from Prunus persica cultivar Lovell chromosome G3, Prunus_persica_NCBIv2, whole genome shotgun sequence.
TAATTCCGATCAGAGGAATCAATGCGAGTAAAATGAATGCCAGCTGCCAACATGCAGTAAAACCAATGAACAAACCTGCAGCTGCAGTGGCAATGCTCTCAACTATATGAGCTAGTGTGTCTCCTACTAGGGCCCGCACTAGAGCGGCATCTGCTGAGAGCCTGGCACCAATTGCACCACTTGAGTTCTCAGCCTCATCAAACCACCCAACCTCCATGTGAACCACTCTctcaaaacaaatcaatctGATACGTTCAATTAACTTACTACCAGCCACAGAAAAGAAGTATTCACTGGCTGGGATCACCAATAATGATGCCACACCAAGGGTCATAAACATAATTGCCCAAAACTCtgaatctttcttttgttgacGAGGTGGTTCATAGAAAGTCTTTACTACCTTGGACAAAAGcaaaccaaaaattggaaTCATAACACCAGTGATGATTGCAGCTACAGTCCCAATAAGAAGCACTGGAATCTCGGGCTTATTGAGGGCAACAAGACGGCGCATTGAGATCTTTGGAGGTTGCTCTAATGGCAGGGCAGGGGCTTCTGGGTCTGCCTGCAATGTATTATTGTTCTCACGCATGCTACCAACAGAGGAATTCCGACTTAAGGATCTTACGAACGCCGTCCTTTGACTCAACTGTCTAAAACATTTCGTAGTAATTTCGGATTTGTTTTGAGCTTCTGCTGTTTGTTCTGATCCCTTGTTTACTTCTTGCAAGCGTATAAGTTGAGAGTATGCTCCTTCAGGATCCTTGAGTAAGTCTGAGTGCGAGCCTGATCAGTTGACAAAAAGTTACTGTCAATTGATATATACAGAAAGTACTGATCAGAGCTGACAGCCTCTTTGTGTATCTTTCCATTGTGAATATATACTGCTGTTTCTCTTCACTCTAGTAGATAAAAATATACCAGATCAATCTAATAATTAACTGCAGCAGCAGTGGACTTTCTGTTGCCTTTCACATTATTTATAAGCCATACGTCTGCGCTCTAAGTGCCAATCCCCAACTAGTCTATCCACAGAAAAGATGTATCCATGGGAAAGAAGCAGGAAATGCATAGTAGGCATGCATGCAGTTTGATTTTCTATACCATCTTAAACAAAATGACaaaatgattttcttttgcagTAAATAAATTCTTAGTTGCAGGTTAGTTATTAATCTGTTTGGCTCTATTTACATCATCCTCTAAGTCAATTCTGCAGAAATAATTATGAGATAGTGTGCATAAAACAGCAGAATTTAATTTGTTGCAATCTCCAAACAATGGGTGGGAGAATAAAAAGAATGTGCTATGAATGGCCTTATTAGATAGAATACCTCTTTCAACCATCTTTCCTTTATGAATGATAGCAATTGTATCTGCGTTCCTCACCGTGCTCAAACGATGAGCAACAATAACACTAGTTCGGTTGACCATAATCCTATCCAATGCTTCTTGAACTATCCTTTCAGATTCTGCATCAAGTGCACTTGTAGCTTCATCCAGAAGTAAAATTCGTGGATCTTTCAAAACTGCTCTTGCTATAGCAATTCTCTGCTTCTGCCCACCAGACAGCTGAGTTCCATGCTCACCCACCATGGTGTCAAACCCCTGAACACGAAATATATATGCAATTCCAAAGTGAAGTAAGCCTATGTTATGTTCTTATGATGATCAtgcgtgtatatatatgtacagtTCAATCAAAATGAGCTAGCTAGAGCAAATAAATTAGAACCTGGGGCAGTTTATCAATAAATTTAGCAGCATTTGCAAGTTGAGCTGCTGCTTCTATCTCTTCAAGAGTAGCACCATCTTTTCCATAGGCAATATTTTCCTTAATGTTGGATGCAAACAGTACAGGTTCCTGGCTGACAAGACCAATTTTACTCCGAATCCATTTGAGCTGAAATTCTTTTAGGTTTATACCATCTATCAAAACTTCACCAGCTCTTGGATCATAAAACCGCTCTACCAGACTGATGACTGTTGACTTCCCACTTCCACTTTCTCCAACCAAAGCTGCGGTGGTGCCACTAGGGATATAAAGTGAGAACCCGTCGAATATTTGTTCATCTGGTCTGGCTGGATAACTGAAAAATACCTCTCTCAACTCTATATCTCCACGAATGTCATTCAATGTCTTTCCTTTTTCGTCATAGGCATCAATCTCTGGCCTCCTACTGATAGTCTCAAACATCTTAAATGCTGCAACTTGACCAGCGGCGAATGCACTTAAGCATGTTGATGCCTGCCCCAGAGACCTAACTCATATCCCAAAATagttccaaaagaaagaaaattatcaaattattaaggaaaaaagcaaagaaaaaaataaagggaagAAATTTGAAAGTTAAGAGTGGAGCTTACATGGATGCAGTCAAAACAGCAAGAATCACATTCAGCACATCACCCCCGGAATATCCTTTTTCCCTTATCATTCTTGAACCAAACCATACAGCCAAGGCataagagaagaacaaaactAGCATAACGAAACCATGACCTATTCCAGCAGCCGAACCTTCATGAACACCTGATTTGTAAGCATCCACAAGATTTTTACTGTAACTTGTAATAGCTTTCTTCTCTCCAGTAAAGGATGCAACCTAGATATATGATATATAGGaaccaaccaaatgaaaaaCATCATCATATATATTCTTGGCTGGtcacacataaataaataaaaattaattaattattccaATATCTAGCTCTAAGGCGAATAAATTGTACATTATGTGACTACATACGGTTCTAATGGAGCCTATCGTCTGATCAAGAACGTTTGCTGCTTTTGCGTAAGCACTTTGTCCATGGGATGCCATCTTGGTTACAATGAAGGATATAGATGCACCAGCTGCCACAAGCAGAGGAACACAGGATAACATGACAAGGGTAAGAGGCCGCACTTTGATGAATGCTATTATAAACCCTGCAATGAATGTTGAAAATAGCTGGACAAATTTCCCAACCTGCACCAACAAGTTGTTGTTACATTATTATAAGAAGAGTAACACATTTCACGGTTTCTATTCTTCCATTCCATTTCCaggtgatttttatttttattttttgtactaGTACACGTACCTTCTCACCCATGGCATTTTGTATGAGAACAGTGTCGCCGGACATTCTCCCAACGACCTCTCCACCGCCATTTGTTTCCATATCAAAGAAAGCAATATCTTGTCTCAATATTGTTTTCAAATACAAAGCTCTTATCCTCGCAGCTTGTCTTTCCCCTGTTACCATCCAGCAACCGACCtctattgaacaaaaaaaaacagaggctTATCAATCAGTTCAAATGCTCAATTAATATATAGAAAAAGGAATTTCTCCATGCATTGCattatcaaaaacaaaaacttatgATATGTACTTACGAAGAGTTGCAGCCACAGCTGCCCAGATAGCCAAATACACAAATTTTAGAGAGACCTGCAATTTTCCAAGATAAGTGATCATCAAGATGTTCAGCGAATCAATAGAGGAAGAGATCATGTTATAATTATGTTATGAATACCttgaaacaaaatatatgtataaaaaaacaccTGAGCTCCAGAAGTGAACAGGATTTTCTGGAACTTGAATATTTCACCtcataaattaaaacagaAGTTGATAATGTAAATAAAAGTAGACGTTTTTTCCAGTGGTGGAGATTAAAACTCAGGTTGTGACTTGTATGTAGACTTGTGAAACATAAGTTTACCTTGGAAACAACACTGAGTCCTATGTGTGTATTGTTTTGATTAGTTCCAAAAGAATCACTCATCTCCCCGACCAGTATCGTCATAATTGACATACATGAACCGTTCCCCATGGCACCAATCGTGCCGACGAGCATCAACATAATATCAGTCTTATCTGCAAACGAAAATAACTTTATAAAGGCAACTTTGTCAGTTTTCTCGTCTCC
It encodes:
- the LOC18779384 gene encoding ABC transporter B family member 11 isoform X1; the encoded protein is MENRDHDKSSYGGDEKTDKVAFIKLFSFADKTDIMLMLVGTIGAMGNGSCMSIMTILVGEMSDSFGTNQNNTHIGLSVVSKVSLKFVYLAIWAAVAATLQVGCWMVTGERQAARIRALYLKTILRQDIAFFDMETNGGGEVVGRMSGDTVLIQNAMGEKVGKFVQLFSTFIAGFIIAFIKVRPLTLVMLSCVPLLVAAGASISFIVTKMASHGQSAYAKAANVLDQTIGSIRTVASFTGEKKAITSYSKNLVDAYKSGVHEGSAAGIGHGFVMLVLFFSYALAVWFGSRMIREKGYSGGDVLNVILAVLTASMSLGQASTCLSAFAAGQVAAFKMFETISRRPEIDAYDEKGKTLNDIRGDIELREVFFSYPARPDEQIFDGFSLYIPSGTTAALVGESGSGKSTVISLVERFYDPRAGEVLIDGINLKEFQLKWIRSKIGLVSQEPVLFASNIKENIAYGKDGATLEEIEAAAQLANAAKFIDKLPQGFDTMVGEHGTQLSGGQKQRIAIARAVLKDPRILLLDEATSALDAESERIVQEALDRIMVNRTSVIVAHRLSTVRNADTIAIIHKGKMVERGSHSDLLKDPEGAYSQLIRLQEVNKGSEQTAEAQNKSEITTKCFRQLSQRTAFVRSLSRNSSVGSMRENNNTLQADPEAPALPLEQPPKISMRRLVALNKPEIPVLLIGTVAAIITGVMIPIFGLLLSKVVKTFYEPPRQQKKDSEFWAIMFMTLGVASLLVIPASEYFFSVAGSKLIERIRLICFERVVHMEVGWFDEAENSSGAIGARLSADAALVRALVGDTLAHIVESIATAAAGLFIGFTACWQLAFILLALIPLIGINGYVQAKFMKGFSADAKMMYEEASQVANDAVGSIRTVASFCAEEKVMDLYRRKCEGPTEAAKRQGLISGIGFGISFFSLFCVYATCFYAGAKLVEAGKTTFPHVFQVFYALTMAAMGISQSSSFAVDFSKAKNAAASIFAIIDRKSKIDSSDESGVKLDSVKGEIELHHVIFKYPSRPDIQIFRDLSLTIHCGNTVALVGESGSGKSSVVALLQRFYDPDSGHITLDGIELGKFQLKWLRQQMGLVSQEPALFNDTIRANIAYGKEGDATEAEIIAASELANAYRFISSLGQGFDTIVGERGVQLSGGQKQRIAIARAIIKSPKILLLDEATSALDAESERVVQDALDGVMVNRTTVVVAHRLSTIKNADVIAVVKNGVIVERGKHDTLMNISNGSYASLVALHMSASTA
- the LOC18779384 gene encoding ABC transporter B family member 11 isoform X3; the protein is MENRDHDKSSYGGDEKTDKVAFIKLFSFADKTDIMLMLVGTIGAMGNGSCMSIMTILVGEMSDSFGTNQNNTHIGLSVVSKVSLKFVYLAIWAAVAATLQVGCWMVTGERQAARIRALYLKTILRQDIAFFDMETNGGGEVVGRMSGDTVLIQNAMGEKVGKFVQLFSTFIAGFIIAFIKVRPLTLVMLSCVPLLVAAGASISFIVTKMASHGQSAYAKAANVLDQTIGSIRTVASFTGEKKAITSYSKNLVDAYKSGVHEGSAAGIGHGFVMLVLFFSYALAVWFGSRMIREKGYSGGDVLNVILAVLTASMSLGQASTCLSAFAAGQVAAFKMFETISRRPEIDAYDEKGKTLNDIRGDIELREVFFSYPARPDEQIFDGFSLYIPSGTTAALVGESGSGKSTVISLVERFYDPRAGEVLIDGINLKEFQLKWIRSKIGLVSQEPVLFASNIKENIAYGKDGATLEEIEAAAQLANAAKFIDKLPQGFDTMVGEHGTQLSGGQKQRIAIARAVLKDPRILLLDEATSALDAESERIVQEALDRIMVNRTSVIVAHRLSTVRNADTIAIIHKGKMVERGSHSDLLKDPEGAYSQLIRLQEVNKGSEQTAEAQNKSEITTKCFRQLSQRTAFVRSLSRNSSVGSMRENNNTLQADPEAPALPLEQPPKISMRRLVALNKPEIPVLLIGTVAAIITGVMIPIFGLLLSKVVKTFYEPPRQQKKDSEFWAIMFMTLGVASLLVIPASEYFFSVAGSKLIERIRLICFERVVHMEVGWFDEAENSSGAIGARLSADAALVRALVGDTLAHIVESIATAAAGLFIGFTACWQLAFILLALIPLIGINGYVQAKFMKGFSADAKMMYEEASQVANDAVGSIRTVASFCAEEKVMDLYRRKCEGPTEAAKRQGLISGIGFGISFFSLFCVYATCFYAGAKLVEAGKTTFPHVFQLWEFLSRAPLLLISVKPRMLLLPYLQ
- the LOC18779384 gene encoding ABC transporter B family member 11 isoform X2, whose product is MENRDHDKSSYGGDEKTDKVAFIKLFSFADKTDIMLMLVGTIGAMGNGSCMSIMTILVGEMSDSFGTNQNNTHIGLSVVSKVSLKFVYLAIWAAVAATLQVGCWMVTGERQAARIRALYLKTILRQDIAFFDMETNGGGEVVGRMSGDTVLIQNAMGEKVGKFVQLFSTFIAGFIIAFIKVRPLTLVMLSCVPLLVAAGASISFIVTKMASHGQSAYAKAANVLDQTIGSIRTVASFTGEKKAITSYSKNLVDAYKSGVHEGSAAGIGHGFVMLVLFFSYALAVWFGSRMIREKGYSGGDVLNVILAVLTASMSLGQASTCLSAFAAGQVAAFKMFETISRRPEIDAYDEKGKTLNDIRGDIELREVFFSYPARPDEQIFDGFSLYIPSGTTAALVGESGSGKSTVISLVERFYDPRAGEVLIDGINLKEFQLKWIRSKIGLVSQEPVLFASNIKENIAYGKDGATLEEIEAAAQLANAAKFIDKLPQGFDTMVGEHGTQLSGGQKQRIAIARAVLKDPRILLLDEATSALDAESERIVQEALDRIMVNRTSVIVAHRLSTVRNADTIAIIHKGKMVERGSHSDLLKDPEGAYSQLIRLQEVNKGSEQTAEAQNKSEITTKCFRQLSQRTAFVRSLSRNSSVGSMRENNNTLQADPEAPALPLEQPPKISMRRLVALNKPEIPVLLIGTVAAIITGVMIPIFGLLLSKVVKTFYEPPRQQKKDSEFWAIMFMTLGVASLLVIPASEYFFSVAGSKLIERIRLICFERVVHMEVGWFDEAENSSGAIGARLSADAALVRALVGDTLAHIVESIATAAAGLFIGFTACWQLAFILLALIPLIGINGYVQAKFMKGFSADAKMMYEEASQVANDAVGSIRTVASFCAEEKVMDLYRRKCEGPTEAAKRQGLISGIGFGISFFSLFCVYATCFYAGAKLVEAGKTTFPHVFQVFYALTMAAMGISQSSSFAVDFSKAKNAAASIFAIIDRKSKIDSSDESGVKLDSVKGEIELHHVIFKYPSRPDIQIFRDLSLTIHCGNVVLL